The Pseudomonas sp. TH06 genome has a window encoding:
- a CDS encoding baseplate J/gp47 family protein → MPFETPSLPVLIKRTQSDLAGDSLRQSDAQVLARTLGGAAYGLYGYLDWIAEQILPDKADESTLERIAALRLNQPRKAAQVATGSVSFTATAGAVLDVDTLLQSNDGRTYKVTAARTTGNGSNSTTISALDAGSLGNADAGLTLTPVQPITGVVGNSFVVLAPGLSGGVARESLESLRSRVIRSYRVIPHGGSSSDYETWALEVPGVTRAWCRGGLLGPGTVTVFIMRDDDPQPVPNDEQLAEVQDYIEPLRPVTAEVHVQRPIQVPVVYRFKSVNPDTTAVRAAVEAQLRDLHNREADLGVPLLISHIREAISSAGGEYDHTLTTPAADVPAGKSELLTFGGCVWGA, encoded by the coding sequence ATGCCGTTTGAAACCCCTTCGCTGCCGGTGCTGATCAAGCGCACCCAAAGCGACCTGGCCGGCGATTCGCTGCGCCAGTCCGATGCGCAAGTGCTGGCCCGCACCTTAGGCGGCGCGGCTTATGGTCTGTACGGTTATCTCGACTGGATTGCCGAGCAGATCCTGCCGGACAAGGCCGATGAATCGACACTGGAACGCATCGCCGCGCTGCGCCTGAACCAACCGCGCAAAGCTGCGCAGGTAGCCACCGGCAGTGTGAGTTTTACCGCGACGGCGGGTGCCGTGCTCGACGTTGACACGTTGCTGCAATCCAATGATGGCCGCACTTACAAAGTCACCGCTGCGCGCACCACCGGCAATGGCAGCAACAGCACCACCATCTCTGCGCTCGACGCCGGCAGCCTCGGCAACGCTGACGCGGGTCTGACGCTGACTCCCGTGCAGCCGATTACCGGTGTGGTCGGCAACAGTTTCGTCGTGCTGGCGCCGGGGCTCAGCGGCGGCGTTGCGCGAGAAAGTCTGGAGTCGTTGCGCTCGCGAGTGATTCGCTCCTATCGCGTCATCCCCCACGGTGGCTCGTCCAGCGACTATGAAACCTGGGCGCTGGAAGTGCCGGGCGTGACCCGCGCCTGGTGCCGTGGTGGCTTGCTCGGCCCGGGCACGGTGACGGTGTTCATCATGCGCGACGACGATCCGCAACCGGTGCCGAATGATGAGCAACTGGCCGAGGTGCAGGACTACATCGAACCGCTGCGCCCGGTGACTGCCGAGGTGCATGTGCAGCGACCGATTCAGGTACCGGTGGTGTATCGCTTCAAAAGCGTCAACCCCGACACCACCGCCGTACGTGCGGCGGTCGAAGCGCAGTTGCGTGACCTGCACAATCGCGAGGCCGATCTTGGCGTGCCGCTGCTGATCAGTCATATCCGCGAAGCCATCAGCAGCGCCGGCGGCGAATACGATCACACGCTCACCACACCGGCGGCTGATGTGCCTGCCGGCAAGAGCGAACTGCTGACTTTCGGAGGTTGCGTATGGGGGGCATAA
- a CDS encoding phage GP46 family protein, whose protein sequence is MLISPNLHAALTRSVLISLFTWRRAADDDALDDEERFGWWGDTFPTVADDRIGSRLWLLRRVKLTRQTQMDAEFYAREALQWLIDDGHCSAIDIISERLDAQRLNLRTVLTLADGERLDINPDNSWQVIYAV, encoded by the coding sequence ATGCTGATCAGCCCGAACCTCCACGCCGCACTGACCCGCTCCGTACTCATCAGCCTGTTCACCTGGCGCCGCGCTGCCGATGACGATGCCCTCGACGACGAGGAGCGTTTCGGCTGGTGGGGTGACACGTTTCCCACCGTCGCCGACGACCGTATCGGTTCGCGGCTGTGGCTGCTGCGCCGGGTCAAGCTGACCCGACAGACCCAGATGGACGCCGAGTTCTACGCCCGCGAAGCCTTGCAATGGCTGATCGACGACGGCCATTGCAGCGCCATCGACATCATCAGCGAACGCCTCGACGCCCAGCGCCTGAACCTGCGCACGGTCCTGACCCTGGCCGACGGCGAACGTCTGGACATCAACCCCGATAACAGTTGGCAGGTGATCTATGCCGTTTGA
- a CDS encoding phage baseplate assembly protein V: MSLLTRLLARGTVVLANSASKLQSLQMRLTAGEVNDDLEHFEPYGFTSNPLAGAEGIVTFLGGDRSHAIALVVADRRYRLQSLAAGEVAIYTDEGDRIHFKRGRIIDIETATLNIRASSAVNFDTPVINQTGKIVSTGDQIAGGISQIKHVHVGVQAGSGQTGAPAGGK; encoded by the coding sequence ATGAGCCTACTGACACGCCTGCTGGCGCGCGGCACTGTCGTGCTCGCCAATTCGGCATCCAAGCTGCAATCGCTGCAAATGCGCCTCACCGCCGGAGAAGTGAACGACGACCTCGAGCACTTCGAGCCGTATGGCTTCACCAGCAATCCTCTGGCTGGAGCCGAAGGGATCGTCACGTTCCTCGGCGGTGACCGTTCCCACGCCATCGCCCTGGTGGTCGCTGACCGTCGCTATCGCCTGCAATCGCTGGCTGCCGGCGAAGTGGCGATCTACACCGACGAGGGCGACAGGATTCACTTCAAGCGCGGACGGATCATCGACATCGAAACCGCCACGCTGAACATCCGCGCCAGTTCGGCGGTGAACTTCGATACGCCGGTCATCAACCAGACCGGCAAGATTGTTTCCACTGGCGATCAGATCGCCGGCGGCATCAGCCAGATCAAACACGTGCACGTCGGTGTGCAGGCCGGTAGTGGCCAGACCGGCGCGCCGGCAGGAGGCAAGTGA
- a CDS encoding phage baseplate assembly protein: MSEMDNRVTLTVNNLEYGGWKSVEITADLERQFRTFKLDITWQWPGQTVDQRIKPGDPCEVKIGNDLVLTGYVFKAPICYDGRQISLSIEGSSRTQDLVDCAATNRPNQWQEQPLLSIVQALAMEYSLMVVNQIPETARLAKHTIVPGETVFQSIDRLLSLFRVFSTDDEQGRLVLAKPGSGGRASDALELGKNILSANAPMDHSQVFSEYRVIGQQKGSDKKSGAAVSEVESTAADLSFKRRRTTIINEGTALTFELAQQRAQWESATRMGRAQTTTYQVQGWRQSNGDLWRHNTLVKVTDPVLGFDGDMLISKVTYSLSAQGSVTTLQVAPPHTFDPDPTPPKKTSA; encoded by the coding sequence ATGAGCGAGATGGATAACCGCGTCACGCTGACGGTCAACAATCTGGAATACGGCGGCTGGAAAAGCGTGGAAATCACTGCTGATCTGGAGCGCCAGTTTCGTACCTTCAAACTCGACATCACCTGGCAGTGGCCGGGGCAGACTGTCGACCAGCGAATCAAACCCGGCGATCCGTGCGAAGTGAAGATCGGTAACGATCTGGTCCTCACCGGTTACGTGTTCAAGGCGCCGATTTGTTACGACGGTCGGCAGATCAGCCTGAGTATCGAGGGCAGTTCCAGGACGCAGGATCTGGTCGATTGCGCCGCCACCAACCGGCCCAATCAGTGGCAGGAACAACCGTTGCTGAGCATCGTTCAGGCGTTGGCGATGGAGTATTCGCTGATGGTGGTCAACCAGATTCCCGAGACCGCACGACTGGCCAAACACACGATCGTGCCGGGTGAAACGGTGTTTCAATCGATCGACCGTTTGCTCTCGCTGTTTCGCGTGTTTTCCACCGATGACGAGCAGGGCCGGCTGGTGCTGGCCAAGCCCGGCAGTGGCGGTCGGGCAAGTGATGCACTGGAGTTGGGCAAGAACATTTTGTCGGCCAACGCGCCGATGGATCATAGCCAGGTGTTCTCCGAATACCGCGTGATCGGCCAGCAGAAAGGCTCGGACAAGAAGAGCGGGGCGGCGGTCAGCGAAGTTGAATCAACGGCTGCCGATCTGTCTTTCAAACGTCGGCGTACCACGATCATCAACGAGGGCACGGCGCTGACCTTCGAGTTGGCCCAGCAACGTGCGCAGTGGGAAAGCGCGACCCGCATGGGCCGCGCGCAGACCACCACCTATCAGGTGCAGGGCTGGCGGCAGTCCAACGGTGACTTGTGGCGCCACAACACGCTGGTGAAGGTCACGGATCCGGTACTCGGGTTTGATGGCGACATGCTGATTTCCAAAGTGACGTACTCGCTGTCGGCGCAAGGTTCGGTGACCACCCTGCAAGTTGCGCCGCCGCACACCTTCGATCCCGACCCCACTCCACCGAAAAAAACCTCAGCCTGA
- a CDS encoding DNA circularization N-terminal domain-containing protein yields the protein MNWRDRLLPASFRGVGFWIDQAKTPVGRKGQLHEYPQRDLPFFEDLGQQAKTHDITAFIIGADCLEQRDKLLKALEAGSGELVHPWLGRLQVKVGECDMTHTRQDGGLVTFALKFYPDKPLPFPTATVSTQKVLLAKADTLLGSAVARFEQAMTLIKAARIGIANLRNSLTGVYEVIKEQLKPLIEQYRQITELVRAVKELPKEVAAEFKGLLGDIKELKEFAKEGYRGVIADVSQQLEAIRKADAPKITTGKDTNAAAQAMADLVQDTMLVKVAQWVASMPVATPAVKLSSTPSVAHQADQPVTRQEVPVTDEMKALQKAVGVAIDPMLDKADPKHHQAINDVKEALIAHLKAVASSGVRQVSKSFQESLPALVVAYKQFADATRVTEVTQSNAMNHPGFSPNDVKVSRE from the coding sequence ATGAACTGGCGTGACCGTTTGTTGCCGGCATCCTTTCGCGGTGTCGGGTTCTGGATCGATCAGGCGAAAACCCCGGTCGGTCGCAAAGGCCAGTTGCACGAATATCCGCAACGTGACCTGCCGTTTTTCGAGGACCTCGGCCAACAGGCCAAGACCCACGACATCACGGCATTCATCATCGGTGCCGATTGCCTGGAGCAGCGCGACAAGCTGCTCAAGGCGCTGGAAGCAGGCAGCGGTGAGCTGGTGCATCCATGGCTGGGACGCCTGCAAGTCAAGGTCGGCGAATGCGACATGACCCACACTCGCCAGGACGGCGGGTTGGTGACCTTTGCGCTGAAGTTCTATCCCGATAAGCCGTTGCCGTTTCCGACTGCCACGGTCAGCACCCAGAAAGTCTTGCTGGCCAAGGCCGACACGTTGCTGGGTTCGGCGGTGGCGCGCTTCGAGCAGGCGATGACGCTGATCAAGGCTGCGCGCATCGGCATTGCCAATCTGCGCAACAGCCTCACCGGGGTTTACGAGGTGATCAAGGAACAGCTCAAACCGTTGATCGAGCAGTACCGGCAGATCACCGAACTGGTCAGAGCCGTCAAGGAATTGCCCAAGGAGGTGGCGGCGGAATTCAAGGGTTTGCTTGGTGATATCAAGGAGCTGAAGGAGTTCGCGAAGGAGGGCTACCGTGGCGTGATTGCCGACGTCTCCCAACAACTCGAAGCCATCCGCAAGGCAGATGCACCGAAGATCACCACCGGCAAAGACACCAACGCAGCAGCGCAGGCGATGGCCGATCTGGTGCAGGACACGATGCTGGTCAAAGTGGCGCAGTGGGTTGCGTCGATGCCGGTGGCGACCCCTGCGGTGAAACTGTCGTCGACACCTTCGGTGGCTCATCAGGCGGATCAACCGGTGACCCGTCAGGAAGTGCCGGTGACCGATGAGATGAAAGCTCTGCAGAAAGCTGTCGGGGTGGCAATTGATCCGATGCTGGACAAGGCCGACCCTAAACACCACCAGGCAATCAACGATGTGAAGGAAGCGCTGATTGCGCACCTCAAGGCCGTGGCGTCATCCGGTGTGCGACAGGTCAGTAAATCTTTCCAGGAAAGCCTGCCGGCGCTGGTCGTGGCTTACAAGCAATTTGCCGATGCCACACGGGTGACTGAAGTGACTCAGAGCAACGCGATGAACCATCCGGGCTTTTCACCCAACGACGTGAAAGTGTCCAGGGAGTAG
- a CDS encoding phage tail protein, with protein sequence MADEESKAKTPLLLTGIDELSPKLGALRVKVESFKKNLEQTGLGKLDISGLFKGGSVITPFVDGIKSAAAFQGKLTEVSETAKTVDLPAAPKAVAQNMNVFSASMEKVSGAIDAALAPAVASLVVGLEPMLTQVGSLLADNPQLVEGLAAGAIAFSAMQTAVTGATQVFDVMSMVLKTNPVMLIAMGIAVAAGLIVANWTPISAFFTGLWDSVKSAGANAMAILRSVLDWRPLDTLAALWQPVTGFFSGIWDKVKAVTAPVIDFFKSVFSWSPAGMILDNWAPLTGLFSAIWELLKALSVPVMSFLKSLFDWTPLGMIINNWGAITGFFASIWTALQPAAQVIKDFFRTLFDFSPLGLIVNNWGSIVTFFEPIWAALQTSAQQIKSFFQGLFEWSPLEQIAMYWQPISEVFSALWGVVQAMAAPVLEFLHNMFEWTPLGQIIKNWGPITEWFGELWQKLQTVIAPIKELFDGGFAGLIAKVTGKVETLTEAQRQTNAEGKGELAPAFFGAAPQASSSAALQGGSLPQSSSALIQQSAANNRTQLEGGLTVRFENAPAGLRTDQPQSNQPGLALSSRIGYRSLSAGGSNELA encoded by the coding sequence ATGGCAGACGAAGAAAGCAAAGCGAAAACCCCGTTGCTGCTGACGGGCATCGATGAACTGTCGCCCAAACTCGGCGCGTTGCGAGTGAAGGTCGAGAGCTTCAAGAAAAACCTCGAACAGACCGGTCTGGGCAAACTCGACATCAGTGGTCTGTTCAAGGGCGGCAGCGTGATCACGCCGTTCGTTGACGGGATCAAGTCGGCTGCAGCGTTTCAGGGCAAGTTGACTGAGGTCAGCGAGACGGCGAAAACCGTCGACCTGCCGGCCGCACCGAAAGCCGTCGCGCAGAACATGAACGTGTTCAGTGCATCGATGGAGAAGGTGTCGGGCGCTATCGATGCCGCGCTGGCGCCAGCGGTCGCGTCATTGGTCGTCGGGCTTGAGCCGATGCTGACTCAGGTCGGCAGCCTGCTCGCCGACAACCCGCAACTGGTCGAAGGCCTGGCGGCGGGGGCGATTGCCTTCTCCGCGATGCAAACCGCCGTCACCGGAGCAACTCAGGTGTTCGACGTGATGAGCATGGTGCTCAAGACCAATCCGGTCATGCTGATCGCCATGGGTATTGCGGTGGCGGCCGGTTTGATTGTGGCCAACTGGACGCCGATCAGTGCGTTCTTCACAGGGCTGTGGGACAGCGTGAAAAGCGCCGGGGCGAATGCCATGGCGATCTTGCGCTCGGTGCTCGACTGGCGCCCGCTCGATACGCTGGCGGCGCTTTGGCAACCTGTCACGGGATTCTTCTCGGGGATCTGGGACAAGGTCAAAGCGGTTACCGCTCCGGTGATCGACTTCTTCAAGTCAGTGTTCTCGTGGTCGCCGGCCGGCATGATCCTCGATAACTGGGCGCCTCTGACCGGTCTGTTTTCGGCGATATGGGAACTGCTCAAGGCCTTGAGTGTGCCGGTGATGTCGTTCCTGAAAAGTCTTTTCGACTGGACGCCGTTGGGCATGATCATCAACAACTGGGGGGCAATTACCGGGTTTTTCGCCTCGATCTGGACCGCACTGCAACCGGCGGCGCAAGTCATCAAGGACTTCTTCCGAACGCTGTTCGACTTCTCCCCGTTGGGATTGATCGTCAACAACTGGGGAAGCATCGTCACGTTCTTCGAACCGATCTGGGCCGCGCTGCAAACGTCGGCGCAGCAGATCAAAAGCTTTTTCCAGGGCTTGTTCGAATGGTCGCCGCTGGAGCAGATCGCGATGTACTGGCAACCGATCAGCGAAGTGTTTTCGGCGCTGTGGGGCGTGGTGCAAGCCATGGCCGCACCGGTACTGGAGTTTCTGCACAACATGTTCGAATGGACGCCGTTGGGGCAGATCATCAAGAACTGGGGGCCGATCACCGAGTGGTTCGGCGAGTTGTGGCAAAAGCTGCAAACCGTCATCGCGCCGATCAAGGAACTGTTCGACGGTGGTTTCGCCGGACTGATCGCCAAGGTCACCGGCAAGGTCGAAACCCTGACCGAAGCGCAACGCCAGACCAATGCCGAAGGCAAAGGTGAATTGGCGCCGGCGTTTTTTGGCGCAGCCCCTCAAGCGTCGTCCAGCGCGGCGTTGCAGGGCGGCTCCTTGCCGCAATCCTCCAGCGCGCTGATCCAGCAAAGCGCTGCCAACAATCGCACGCAACTCGAAGGCGGCCTGACGGTGCGCTTCGAAAATGCGCCGGCCGGACTGCGCACCGATCAACCGCAAAGCAATCAACCAGGGCTGGCGCTGTCGTCGCGCATCGGCTATCGCTCGCTATCGGCAGGAGGTTCCAATGAACTGGCGTGA